CACCTGCGTGCTGTTCGGCGACGGGGCCGCCGCGGTTGTGCTGTCAGCCTCGGACGGGCAGTCCGGGATAATGGAGTCCATGATTTTCGCCGACGGGTCCTATTCGGACATGCTCACCGCCGGGCACGGCTCGGCCAATCCCGCCAAATCCGGCGCGGACCCCAAGTCCCACTGCATAAAAATGAAGGGCAACCAGCTTTTCAAGGTGGCCGTAAAAAGCATGGCGGACGTGGCGGGGGAACTGCTAAAAAGAAACGGGTTGACCGCCGATGACGTGAAGCTTGTGATCCCCCACCAGGCCAACGTGCGGATCATAAACGCGGTGGCCAAGGCCATGGGAGTGTCCGACGGCAAGATATATGTCAACGTGCACCGTTATGGCAACACGTCGGCCGCCACCATCCCAATAGCCATGTATGAGGCATGGGCGGAAGGGCGGTTGAAAAAGGGGGACATCGCGTTGCTGGTGGCCTTTGGCGGAGGGCTTACGTGGGGGGCCACTCTGCTTCGCTGGTGAAGGGATTTCCGGCTGTTTTTTAATCATTCAGCCCTTTTATTTTTCAGGCAATTGGCTATAAAATGATGTGCGCCGCGCAGGCGTACGGACAGGACAACCCTAAGCATATGAGACAGGAGGAGATGTGATGCGTGACCCCCATGAGAAGGAGGCCATTCTCGATATAAGCTTCTATCGCGACTGGGTCGCCAAAAGGCAGAAGTCGCTGGAGAAGGAAAAGAAGAAAACGGCGTTTTTCATCACCATCTCGCGGGAATTCGGATGCGAAGGGTATGAACTTGCGCAAAAGCTGGTGGAGCAGATCGGCGGAAAGGGCCAGCAATGGAGCCTTTTCACCAGGAAGATGATAGAAGAAGCCTGCGCCAATGAAAACATGGAGGCTACGGACGTCCACGAGATATCGGAAAAAAGGTGGACGTTCAAGGACTGGTTCGTGGATGCGCTGGTGCCAAAATACCTGCAGTCGCATTCCTCCGTGGTGTTCCAGAGGATGCGCAACATGATTTTAAACCTTGTGGACAAGGGCAACTGCGTCATCCTGGGCGCCGGATCGCAGATCATCACACAGAACCTCGATCCGAAGAAGTTTTTCGGCCTCCATATCCGGATAACGGCCTCCAATGCCTGGCGGCTCAACCGGACGGAACAGGTATTCAAAGTCTCCCGGGGGGAGGCGGAGGACATGCTAAAGGCCAGGCAGGACAGCCGGGACGAGTTCATAGCGGATTTCACCGGGCTGGACGCGGGGGACCAGTCGCTCTATCACATCACGTTCAACAACGCCCGCAACGACTCGGACATGATGGCCCGGCTGATTGTGGAGTATATGCGGCTTAATAACATACTGGAATGATCTTGCATTCCTGAAAAGGGATTCGCGGCCGCAATTTTTTTTGACCCGCCGCGATCCCCGCGGCCCGAGGTTCTGATTCTAAAAGGGGCTTTCTAAAAGGAAAGGTACGCAGGGGATGCCATCGGAATTGGGCGACATACGCGTGCTTGTCGTGGACAATCCCACGGAAGTGCGGAACATCCGCGAGGCGTTGAGGGATTCGGGTTTCCACAACGTGTCGGACATGGGCAACGGCCTGCAGGTGCTCACGGAAATAAAGAAAAGTCCCCCGTCGCTGGTGATAGCAAACCTGATCCTGCCGCAATATTCCGGGCTCCAGGTCTTCAAGTCCCTCCGGGCGGACAAGGCCCTTTCCGTCATAAAGTTCATAATGACCACCCCCAAGCTCAACCGGCGCGAGGTTGAAGACATCAGGAAAGAAGGTGTGGAGAACATTCTCTCCCGCCCGTTTGACGCCAATGAGCTTCGGGAAATGATCTATGACGCATTCGGGATGAAAGCGGCTGACCTGAAGGAGACCGCTGACAAGATTTTCAACGAGGGGAAGGCCCTTTTCGACGCCGGCTCCTTCCAGGACGCGCTCGCAAAGTTCCGGGAAGCCGGGATGACAAATCCAGACCCGTCATATTTCTACATGCAAGGCAGGGCGTATCTGGAGATGAACATGTACGACCAGGCCCTTGCCGCCTTCCAGAACACCATGGAGAAAGACCGCCGGTTCCACGAGGCGGACCACTGGCTGGGGGTGACGTTGCAAAAGAAGAAGGACTACCTGGCCTCCATTCAGGTGCTGGAGAGAGCCGCCAAGCGAGATGCGGCCAAGGCCGAGACCCACGTTGAACTGGGCAAGAGCTACCTTGGCGCCGACATGGTGGACAAGGCCGACGAGTCGTTCAAGAAAGCGGTGATTCTGGAGCCGGACAACGTCCAGCATAAAACGGCGATAGGCAACGCATACCTGGAAAAAGAGATTTACGACAAGGCCGAGCAGGCGTTCGGCGCCGCCTTGAGCATCAATCCAAAAAACGTGGTTCTGTACAACAGGATGGCCATCGCGTTGCGCAAGCAGTCCAAGTTCAACGAGGCGATCAACCTGTACATCAAGGCGCTGGGTGTTTTCCCGGACGACGAGGGGCTTTTCTACAATCTGGCGCGGGCGCTGTTCGAGTCCGGCCAGAAGGACAAGGCAATCAAGGCGCTGGACAAGGCGTTGTCGCTTGATCCGGAGTTCGGCGAGGCGAAGCGCCTGAGGGAAGAATACCAGAAACTGTAGGATATCCGGCCTGTTTGCTCATTTTCCTGCCGATAACACTTTGATAAGCATAAGATTGGGGCAACTTTAATTATCACGCCCGTATAATTAATGATGGAGGATTAACTTTAATTATGTGTTGACATAGTTAAGGATAGCGTCCTATGCTTAATTATAAATATGCATAGTTAAAGAAATGGCAAACGAAAAATTCAAGGCGGGTGTGTACCGTCAACAATATGGCTATAAAAGCTTTTCCCCTAATTTTATCAATAGGCGTTTTGTATGGAGTGATGGGGAGATAAGTGTGCTGCTTGAAGAGGCAACAAGACTGCTTGGCGAACTTAACGCCTACTCCAAACTTGTACCTGATGTGGATTTTTTCATCCATATGCACATTAAAAAGGAAGCCACCGCCTCCAGCAGGATTGAAGGAACAAGAACCGGCATGGACGAAGCGGTTCTGCCGGAATCGGAAATAAATCCTGAAAGAAAGAATGACTGGCAGGAAGTGCAAAATTACACAAAGGCGATGAACTTCGCGATAGAAAGCCTGAAAGAACTGCCTTTGTCCATGCGTTTGCTTAAAGAGTCCCATAAAAGGCTTCTGGAAAATGTGAGGGGGGAAC
This region of Nitrospinota bacterium genomic DNA includes:
- a CDS encoding tetratricopeptide repeat protein codes for the protein MPSELGDIRVLVVDNPTEVRNIREALRDSGFHNVSDMGNGLQVLTEIKKSPPSLVIANLILPQYSGLQVFKSLRADKALSVIKFIMTTPKLNRREVEDIRKEGVENILSRPFDANELREMIYDAFGMKAADLKETADKIFNEGKALFDAGSFQDALAKFREAGMTNPDPSYFYMQGRAYLEMNMYDQALAAFQNTMEKDRRFHEADHWLGVTLQKKKDYLASIQVLERAAKRDAAKAETHVELGKSYLGADMVDKADESFKKAVILEPDNVQHKTAIGNAYLEKEIYDKAEQAFGAALSINPKNVVLYNRMAIALRKQSKFNEAINLYIKALGVFPDDEGLFYNLARALFESGQKDKAIKALDKALSLDPEFGEAKRLREEYQKL
- a CDS encoding ketoacyl-ACP synthase III, with protein sequence MKKEGKRSRIAGIGMNMPSKILSNADLEKLVDTSDEWIVTRTGIKERRIAEEGMTASKLAVPAVLEAIRNGGIAAEDIDLIICATSTPDMTYPSTACFIQSEIGAGDCPAFDISAACSGFVYGLTIADKFIKTGSARNAIVIGSELNSRLVDWDDRSTCVLFGDGAAAVVLSASDGQSGIMESMIFADGSYSDMLTAGHGSANPAKSGADPKSHCIKMKGNQLFKVAVKSMADVAGELLKRNGLTADDVKLVIPHQANVRIINAVAKAMGVSDGKIYVNVHRYGNTSAATIPIAMYEAWAEGRLKKGDIALLVAFGGGLTWGATLLRW
- a CDS encoding cytidylate kinase-like family protein; amino-acid sequence: MRDPHEKEAILDISFYRDWVAKRQKSLEKEKKKTAFFITISREFGCEGYELAQKLVEQIGGKGQQWSLFTRKMIEEACANENMEATDVHEISEKRWTFKDWFVDALVPKYLQSHSSVVFQRMRNMILNLVDKGNCVILGAGSQIITQNLDPKKFFGLHIRITASNAWRLNRTEQVFKVSRGEAEDMLKARQDSRDEFIADFTGLDAGDQSLYHITFNNARNDSDMMARLIVEYMRLNNILE